A DNA window from Halomicrobium mukohataei DSM 12286 contains the following coding sequences:
- a CDS encoding bile acid:sodium symporter family protein: protein MSVTDLIEDYLLLWILLAVGLGIAIPEIAVVTRASTLILAVMIGSVSLTLSVKQFRQIRARTLGLVLVGHVTMPFLAFGVARRLGLSPELTVGFVVLGAATPELVTPVMTELAGGETALSTTALVVIGVGSVGFIPAVVALLVGEVAVPTMPIIEQLIVAVVVPMLAAVCVRAWQPERVGVYDAYYPAISATMVVLIIGGVTAANAATIRLNTGLLTGIGVGVVVLNTLGYGIGFVLSRAGSRSTHIASVLSVGMRDFAIAAALVIAAGLPTIASLPAVAFGVVEMATSAGLAKWYRRTE, encoded by the coding sequence ATGAGTGTGACCGACCTCATTGAAGACTATCTCTTGCTGTGGATTCTCCTCGCGGTTGGACTCGGGATTGCCATCCCGGAGATTGCAGTCGTAACACGGGCGTCGACGCTCATCTTGGCGGTGATGATCGGGAGTGTCTCGTTAACGCTTTCGGTCAAACAGTTCAGGCAGATTCGCGCCCGGACGTTGGGACTCGTACTCGTGGGTCACGTCACGATGCCCTTTCTCGCATTCGGGGTCGCGCGCAGACTTGGATTGTCGCCGGAGTTGACCGTCGGATTTGTCGTCCTCGGAGCGGCGACGCCGGAACTCGTGACACCAGTAATGACGGAACTCGCCGGGGGTGAGACAGCCCTCTCGACGACTGCACTGGTCGTCATCGGTGTGGGGAGTGTCGGATTCATCCCGGCTGTGGTGGCTCTCCTCGTTGGTGAGGTCGCCGTCCCGACGATGCCGATAATCGAACAGTTGATCGTGGCAGTCGTCGTCCCTATGCTGGCCGCCGTCTGCGTTCGGGCGTGGCAACCGGAGCGTGTCGGCGTGTATGATGCCTACTATCCGGCTATCTCGGCAACGATGGTCGTCCTCATCATCGGCGGGGTAACAGCCGCAAACGCCGCAACTATCAGATTAAATACAGGACTTCTGACTGGCATCGGAGTTGGCGTCGTCGTTCTCAACACGCTTGGATACGGTATCGGCTTCGTTCTGAGCCGTGCTGGATCTCGGTCTACGCACATTGCGTCGGTGCTCTCGGTTGGGATGCGTGATTTTGCGATCGCGGCGGCGCTCGTAATCGCAGCTGGTCTCCCAACGATAGCCTCACTTCCAGCGGTAGCATTCGGTGTCGTTGAGATGGCGACGAGTGCCGGCCTCGCAAAGTGGTATCGGCGGACAGAGTGA